A region from the Lates calcarifer isolate ASB-BC8 linkage group LG2, TLL_Latcal_v3, whole genome shotgun sequence genome encodes:
- the irx3a gene encoding iroquois-class homeodomain protein IRX-3a → MSFPQLGYQYIRPIYPPERQGIASNARAGTELSPSGALSNVLSTMYGSPFAAAAQGYGAFLPYSNDISIFNQLGAQYELKDSPGVQHPGFAHHHPAFYPYGQYQFGDPSRPKNATRESTSTLKAWLSEHRKNPYPTKGEKIMLAIITKMTLTQVSTWFANARRRLKKENKMTWAPRNRTDEEGNVYGSDHEGEEGDKREDEEEIDLENIDTENIESKDDLDDQDDLHSDIKLDGRSDSEISDGYEDLQGPDQRFLKAVGKDGKDVERGGEHFHSHHHHHHHSPLDIKASQPNGEQLKLNQVSVSSPPSENNPAPAQKPKIWSLAETATAPDNPRKSPQMNGSNSAGPAAQTIIAPHRLITSCPVGKIQNWTNRAFSAHQLALLNSNHYLGLANQATATGLALYSSRQTEDKSHSSETPVTGTCPRH, encoded by the exons ATGTCTTTCCCTCAGCTGGGATATCAGTACATCCGACCGATATACCCGCCGGAGCGCCAGGGGATCGCCAGCAATGCCCGGGCCGGGACAGAGCTCAGTCCGTCCGGCGCACTCTCCAACGTCCTCTCCACTATGTATGGATCTCCTTTCGCCGCGGCGGCGCAGGGCTACGGAGCGTTTCTCCCTTACTCAAACGATATATCCATTTTCAATCAATTG GGTGCTCAGTATGAACTGAAAGACAGTCCCGGTGTCCAGCACCCAGGGTTTGCCCACCATCACCCTGCTTTTTACCCATATGGCCAATATCAGTTCGGTGACCCGTCCAGACCCAAAAACGCCACCAGGGAGAGCACCAGCACCCTGAAGGCCTGGCTCAGTGAACACCGCAAGAACCCCTACCCAACCAAGGGCGAGAAGATCATGCTGGCTATCATCACCAAAATGACCCTCACCCAGGTGTCCACCTGGTTCGCCAACGCCAGGAGGAGGCTAAAGAAGGAGAACAAGATGACCTGGGCCCCCCGGAACCGCACCGACGAAGAGGGGAATGTTTACGGCAGCGATCacgagggggaggagggggacaagagagaggacgaggaggagatCGACCTGGAGAACATCGACACGGAGAATATTGAGAGCAAGGACGACTTGGACGACCAGGACGACCTGCATTCAGATATTAAACTAGACGGGAGGAGTGACTCTGAGATTTCTGACGGCTATGAGGATTTACAAGGGCCCGACCAGAGGTTTCTTAAGGCTGTGGGGAAAGATGGCAAAGAcgtggagagaggaggagagcacttccacagccaccaccaccaccatcaccactcTCCTTTGGACATCAAGGCGTCCCAGCCAAACGGGGAGCAGCTCAAACTCAACCAGGTGTCCGTTAGCTCGCCGCCCTCAGAAAACAACCCTGCCCCGGCCCAAAAGCCAAAGATCTGGTCTTTGGCAGAGACAGCCACGGCCCCTGACAATCCGCGCAAATCGCCACAAATGAACGGCAGCAACTCCGCAGGGCCGGCCGCCCAGACCATAATCGCCCCCCACAGACTTATCACTTCTTGTCCCGTTGGGAAAATCCAGAACTGGACGAACCGAGCCTTCTCGGCGCACCAGCTGGCTTTACTGAACTCTAATCATTATCTGGGACTGGCAAACCAGGCCACTGCCACCGGCCTGGCCCTCTACAGCAGCAGGCAAACGGAGGACAAGAGTCATAGTTCAGAGACTCCAGTCACAGGTACATGTCCCCGACACTGA